The following proteins come from a genomic window of Anopheles ziemanni chromosome 3, idAnoZiCoDA_A2_x.2, whole genome shotgun sequence:
- the LOC131288644 gene encoding forkhead box protein D1-like translates to MPTKDDETEIDDGIDGSDEGEEVEVDLNHQRADEDDEEEEEEEDERSNEQRELLLHRRNERNVRAVAAAMVAGAVAAAGVPGSVGGVSGGGGVGGGGGVGVGRYKHHSYVEVEEDEQDDDIIVIVDEDNVGAGDAILGGGLDGSVGGAGCSSVGIVGGVGGSNGISDELYLKLREMDDEGIAESGM, encoded by the exons ATGCCGACGAAGGACGACGAGACGGAGATCGACGACGGAATCGATGGTTCCGACGAGGGCGAGGAGGTCGAGGTCGACCTGAACCACCAACGGgcggacgaggacgacgaagaggaggaggaggaggaggacgaacGGTCGAACGAGCAGCGGGAGTTGCTGTTGCATCGACGGAACGAACGAAATGTGCGAGCGGTAGCGGCGGCCATGGTGGCCGGGGCCGTAGCTGCTGCTGGCGTTCCGGGGAGTGTAGGTGGCGTGAGTGGCGGCGGGGGTGTaggtggcggcggtggagtCGGCGTAGGCCGCTACAAACACCATAGCTAcgtggaggtggaggaggacgAGCAGGACGACGACATCATCGTGATTGTGGACGAGGACAACGTTGGCGCCGGCGACGCGATCCTTGGTGGCGGGCTCGATGGATCCGTTGGTGGGGCCGGTTGTAGCAGTGTTGGTATTGTCGGTGGTGTAGGTGGTAGTAATGGTATCAGCGACGAGCTGTACCTTAAGTTGAGAGAAAtgg ATGACGAAGGGATCGCCGAGTCCGGAATGTAA